One Vicia villosa cultivar HV-30 ecotype Madison, WI unplaced genomic scaffold, Vvil1.0 ctg.002570F_1_1, whole genome shotgun sequence genomic window, GGAGTGGCTCCTTTCAAGTTCCTTGGAATCATGGTGGGGGACAATCCTAGAAGGAAGAAGGTGTGGTTGGACGTGGTCAATAATATTAAGAGGCGGCTTTCCTCGTGGAAGGGAAGAAACATTTCAATGGGAGGTAGAGTAACTTTAATCAATTCGGTTTTGAATTCCATTCCTATTTTTACACTCTCCTTTTTCAAGATTCCCGGGAACATTGCCAAAACAATAAGGAAAATTCAAAGTGAGTTTTTATGGAGTGGGAAGTTTGAAAAGAGAAGCATTCATTGGGTTAAGTGGGAGGTGGTGTGTAGGCCAAAGGAGAAGGGTGGTTTGGGGGTTAGAGATGTTCGAGAAATGAACAAAGCCCTCCTTTTgaaatggaaatggagaattCTTCATGATAATGAGGCAATTTGGCAAAGATTTTTTACAGTGAGGTATGCTTGCTACAAAACAAGAATTCAAGAGGTGGGGGGTGATTTTCTTAGAAGCGATGATTCCATTTGGTGGAGAGATATGTGCATGAACAATTTGTTGGAGACCACTATTGATAACGGTTTTTCCGGTTGCTTTATTTGTTCTTGCAATAACGGAATGGATGTTCTTTTTTGGATTAATAATTGGTTGGGAGAACAATCTCTTTGCACGGAATTTCCGGACTTGTTTGAATTGTCTCAGTGGAAGCGTTGTACGGTGGCGGAGGCGTATAGGCGGATAGGAGGACCGGTTAGGTGGGAGATTGGAGGCCTTTTTTCAGCCGGAGATTCTCACGGCTCCTCCATTTCAGCCGCGGCAGCAGCCAGTCCACATTGGACTCGGTTTTGCGACCGCATTCGGGGATTCACGCCTAATGAGTTTGGTAGCGACACTTTTGAGTGGTCTTTAGATGAGTATAAGGACTTTACCGTTGCGAGCATCACTCACGTGATTGATGGTGCCAAAtcttttgcttgggattatcatTTGATTAATTCCTTGAAAGTGATGTGGGAGCTAAAACTTCCGCCCAAGATTAAGGTCTTTGCTTGGAGATTCTTTATTGATCGGCTTCCCACTAGAGATCAATTATTGAAAAGAGGTGTTGCTAATGTTTCGAGCCCGGACTGTGTGATGTGTGGTTCTTCCGTTGAATCATCTTCCCATCTCTTTTTCACATGTCAAGTGGTGAAAACAATTTGGAATCAAGTTTTTATTTGGCTCGGAATTTCGGAGGCGATAAACGAGGAGGAGTTTCTTTGCTTCGGTGTTATTCAAGAAAAGGTGAGGTGTCGCAATCGAAGAATTTTTATCAATTTTGTTTGGGTGGCTACTATATGGAGCATTTGGATTATGAGGAATGCGATTATCTTCAAGGGGGAGGAGTTTTGCTTCGATGTTATTTGTTCTaacattgtttttctttcttggagatggttgtaTAGCGGATATACTAAGTTTAGACCAACCTATTATGAgtggtttaaacttcctttatccgaCACAAGCAATCTTTAGTGCTTGGTGtttttttgtaagggttgcacccctagtgcgagcttttcaatcaattgcttattaaaaaaaaaaaaaaaaacaaactcacCAATGGTAATCCAGAATTAATCATTCAAGGGGACGCCCATTTTGTAGACGGTGGTTTTGTGGCACTCACCAACAGAACACCTCCAGCTACAACCACAGGACGTGCCTTATATAAAACACCTGTGACCCTTTGGAACGATACTACTGGCCAAGTTGCCAGCTTTAACACTTCCTTTTCGTTCGTTGTAGAATCCCCGGAGGAACAACCTTGTCCAACTGATGGACTGATCTTTTTCATTGCACCCCTGGACACCGTGATTCCCAATAACTCAGACAGTAGATATCTAGGAGTAGTTGATGGTAAAAATGCAATAAATCGATTTGTTGGTTTAGAGTTTGACCTTTATCCCAATTATTTTGATCCCTATATGAGACATATTGGAATCGATGTCAACTCTTTAATTTCGCTCAAAACTGAGAAATGGAATTGGGTGAGTGATTCATTGACAAAAGTAACTATAACATATGACTCTCCTTCTAACGAGTTGAGTGCTCTTGTCACTTACGAAAATGGAGAATACACTAGCATTGCACAAGCGGTTGATTTGAAAACTGTGCTTCCCAACATTGTTAGGATTGGTTTTTCTGCTACTTCAAAAACTGGTGTAGCACACAACATTCATTCATGGTCATTCGCATCAGACTTGGAAACAACTATAAGCAGTGTCTCAGACATATGAATGAATAATATTACTACAGTACAGGCTATGCTTACTTACCAGCAGCTTGtaataattaactaatatttCTAAATAATGACCCTGCTTACTAGCAGCTACGTGTAATTTCTTATAAAATAAAGACCATGCTTTTCTACTATGTTTCAGTTAAATTTTCTTgctatatttcaattatatttttgttttgtcttaatatatttctttttaaataaatacaATGCTTGAACTATGCGAATTAATAGTAgcttgaaattataaaataaatagtgtttaccaaatatttattattaattttcatattaataaataattacatATACATGAAGTGTGTAAGACCACTTTCAATAATGACTTATCTTTCTCATATAGATGTTGAAATAAAAACTTTTTCATTTTGTCttctaaaataaaatgataaaaatcatTTGTATAATGATTTTTCGTTTATTTAATGTTGTTATTCGTTGTGGCCTTTGATGTTCTAGAGAACCGGAGTCATGTTGGCAGTTGATATTACTAGAAAACATACCTACGGTGAAGATGTATTACCACAACCATTTATATAacatagtaatattttattttttacgcgcattatattttattattttatgaagaaACATTTCTTCACGTTTTTTAAATCTAACTATGATCATAGAAATTGGGTGACAAACATAGAATCCCAGCATCaacctttttaaattttttcaataaaaataagcaCACGACCCTtaacattttttgctatttaaaaattaaatgtatAGCAACCACGATTGTTTCATTCAACTGTGGTTATTAGTTCCATATTTTATTACTGTTGTCTCTTGCAAccgttgtgaatttttttttcactTAAAATAAACATGACAAACATCCTATTTCGTTCATAACACACAAGGGTGCCCTAGTGAACGAGGCAACAATGATAACTAAATATTCACCATCTTCATTCATTTTTGGAAACGAATTTCTTTCACGAATTAAATTTCTAAAATCTTCACATTACTTTTTGTGACATTAACTTTGTGTAGTTACAAATTTATTATTGGGTTTTTGATATGCTTTATGTTTTGGCGTTGTTAAAGGAAGTAAATGGCAACAGACACTAAGAGAAGGAAATTCTTTTATTCACTAAAAAGGAATTA contains:
- the LOC131639236 gene encoding non-seed lectin-like, with the translated sequence KLTNGNPELIIQGDAHFVDGGFVALTNRTPPATTTGRALYKTPVTLWNDTTGQVASFNTSFSFVVESPEEQPCPTDGLIFFIAPLDTVIPNNSDSRYLGVVDGKNAINRFVGLEFDLYPNYFDPYMRHIGIDVNSLISLKTEKWNWVSDSLTKVTITYDSPSNELSALVTYENGEYTSIAQAVDLKTVLPNIVRIGFSATSKTGVAHNIHSWSFASDLETTISSVSDI